From Danio aesculapii chromosome 18, fDanAes4.1, whole genome shotgun sequence, a single genomic window includes:
- the LOC130245683 gene encoding ATP-sensitive inward rectifier potassium channel 1-like, with protein sequence MTRSLREWFKEYMSERRGRKNRLVTKDGRCNIEFGNVMHRNRFAYVLDFWTTFVETRWRFILLYFVASFTLSWFLFGLIWYWLARNNGDLLWQNPTPSHKPCAFSVNDMTYAFLLSLETQSTIGFGNIYVTDQCPGGVALIVIQTIIGLFINIFWCGIVMTKISLPKKRAKTITFSESAVICPKKGTLCLQIRVANLRKTLMIGSQIYGKLLRTTVTGGETVILDQVSIDFMVDAGKDNLFFVCPLTLYHIIDKSSPFFNMAVDTMHQQDFELVVFLDGMAESTSSACQVRTSYIPQEIMWGYDFLPIISRSKEGRYRVDFSNFAKVVPVPTAHCSHCYHNEPGNHLHLKGIDNKGFEVIDIEPPNGTKM encoded by the coding sequence ATGACTCGCTCCTTGAGAGAGTGGTTTAAAGAGTACATGTCAGAGCGGCGCGGGCGCAAAAACCGCCTGGTCACCAAAGATGGCCGTTGCAACATCGAGTTCGGCAACGTGATGCATCGAAACCGCTTTGCCTATGTCCTCGACTTCTGGACCACCTTCGTGGAGACCCGATGGCGGTTCATCCTCTTGTATTTTGTGGCATCCTTCACCCTCAGTTGGTTTCTCTTCGGACTAATCTGGTACTGGTTGGCAAGAAACAATGGTGACCTGTTGTGGCAGAATCCAACACCAAGCCATAAACCATGTGCTTTTAGCGTTAATGACATGACGTATGCCTTCCTTTTGTCACTGGAGACCCAGTCCACCATTGGGTTTGGCAATATATACGTCACTGACCAATGTCCTGGAGGTGTGGCTCTGATTGTAATCCAGACTATCATAGGACTCTTCATTAACATCTTCTGGTGTGGTATAGTTATGACCAAAATATCCCTTCCAAAAAAGAGAGCCAAAACCATCACCTTCAGTGAATCCGCTGTCATCTGTCCCAAAAAAGGCACTCTTTGCCTTCAAATCCGTGTCGCCAACCTGCGCAAGACCTTAATGATCGGCAGTCAGATTTACGGGAAGCTTCTGAGGACAACAGTCACTGGAGGTGAGACCGTCATCCTGGACCAGGTCAGCATTGACTTCATGGTGGATGCTGGGAAGGACAATCTGTTTTTCGTGTGTCCTTTAACCCTGTACCACATCATTGACAAAAGCAGTCCATTCTTCAACATGGCTGTGGACACTATGCATCAGCAGGACTTTGAGCTCGTGGTTTTTCTCGATGGCATGGCTGAATCCACCAGCTCTGCCTGCCAGGTCAGGACTTCATACATTCCTCAGGAGATCATGTGGGGCTATGACTTTCTCCCGATCATCTCCCGTAGCAAAGAGGGAAGATACCGAGTGGACTTTTCCAACTTTGCTAAAGTGGTGCCTGTTCCTACCGCACATTGCTCCCACTGCTACCACAATGAGCCCGGAAACCATCTCCATCTCAAGGGCATTGACAACAAGGGCTTTGAGGTGATTGACATTGAGCCGCCAAATGGCACCAAAATGTAA